GTGCTATCCCCTACGCTTTTTAACATTGCAATGATCGGGCTGCCAGAAAGACTCAGTAAGCTAGGTGGCCTCTGCCACACTCTCTAAGCTGACGACCTCACACTTTGGGTCGACAAACTAAGGGGGGAGCGATGGCCAAATAGAGGACACCCTACAAAGAGCAATCTGGGAAACTGAAAGCTATCTGAGACCCATAGTGCTAAAATTCTCGCCGGAAAAATCGGAGATGGTAATCATGAGCAAGCAGCAGGTCAACAACACCCAGGTCCCAAGGGTGGACAAGATCAAGATACTGGGTATGTGGATACAAGAAAATGGGAGAAACACCGAAACGATAAACAGACTAGAAGCCACGACCAACCAAACTTGCAGTCTTCTCAAGAGGATAGCAAACAAAAACGCGGGGATGGAGGCGTACCTACTTAGGCAATTGTCCACTCTTTCATCATTAGCCGAATCACCTACGCTATCCCGTACTTAAACACAACTAAAGCAGAGAGAGACAAGTTAGACATCCTCATCAGGAAATGTGTCAAAACCGCCCTAGGCTTACCAGCGTGCACATCAATCGAGACGATCCTCAACCTAGGAGTGTCAACAGCCTAGAGGAAATGTGCGAGGCGAAACTTACGGCAAAATATGTCAGACTAACTGGCAGCAAAACGGACAGATCCATCCTTAGAAAACTGGGCTACCAGAACCCAGAATCGCGAGAGGGGATAAccgccatccccaaagaaattgTCAACAGGTTAAGAAACATGCACCCCATACACAACGAGGAATTAACGCAGAAGAAGCAGAGTCAaaagactccaaagctccctcctccaaaaacaagggttgtgtacaccgatgcggcagagtgcccagaagggcactacgctgcagaagtagtgagcgacaaaggcgagctaatctcgagctgCAGCGCGAGACATCCTTCACCAGAGGtggcggcgattgccctggcaatcacaaTAATTAAACCTATCAACCAGAATAAtcatcaccgattctaaaactgcaatcaaagcaTACATGACACCagtaaggtgtccaaagaggccggcaaaattctgcaagcaggcaaggagaacgtacccaatgaccaaattagaataatatgggcgcccgcCCATAATGAACTCATAGGGAAtgagatcgccaacgaggtcgcccgagAACTCACACACCGGGCCCTAGCGCAGGCAGACTGCTCCCTGTCCAAAAAGTGAGACTTAACCACACACAGATAAATTCTAGAACACTATAGAAAtggcaggaagaaaaaaaaagaagaaaacagcaaTTTTGTGCGCAGAGTGTGAAGTGTGTGACTGACCACTGCAGCTGTGAACCACAGTCACAATGTGAAGACTACCAACGTGAAGGGCTACTTTCTGCACATACAATTGGAgggggcggtgggggggggggggggggtgcacttgaACTTGAAACAGGGACCAATGCAGTGACTTCCAGGTGGCTGCCTACTGTACTTTGTGGAACTACATTCTAGTACAGCGGAACTACTGTAAATTCAATTTCGAGCCCAACACCTTCCTCAGTATGCCATGATCGGTGAAAATCACGAACACACTCACTTAACCGGGAAGAATTGTTCTAATTATCGCCACCACGCTTCTGAAAACAGGGAGCACACCCTTCCTCTCATTCTTTCTTTCCTGTTTGGCCGACTGGCAGAAGCGGATCGTTCACCTCCGGAACAGCTTCAGACAGTACTGCTGGATTTTTGTTCTCAGACTGTTTATTAGACTTGAAGGGCGCTTCAAGCGCGCTGCCGTGCTCGAGTCATCCGTGGAGTGCTTTCACTTCGATACGGAGGTCATGCTACCAGAGAACACCCAtacaatgcctcctttactattAAAGGAGGCATTGACCCATATGGCCCGACTGCTATAGAATCTAATGAGGACGCTTTCTGAGTAAGCCGCgttgattttgacgtcaccgttTTCGTCACGCCAGACTTGGTAATGAAAATTTCGGTGGAAATTTCGATCTTACGTCATAATGTAAAGTAGGCGCTGGGAGTGCCCGCTGATCAGCAGACAGTGCAAAACGGTACTCTCCAGTTTTCCGGCAACCGCATTGCCAGCGCTCGCGACGCACATGGCGGCTCTTGCCGTGGCCTGCCTACTGTTTCGAGCATTCGTGTTTTTGACGCTGTGAGCGACGAGAAAGTGACTCGATGTTGGCCTCGGTGCTTGCAAGGGCGGCTTTGTCGCCTTTAAGAAGTGCAGCTTACGATCCTGCTCTTCACCGTCCTGATGTTTCCCTGTTACTCGGTTTGCAGCAAGTGAGATGGAAGAAAAAGCCCAAGGGCTCTAAACCACGCTGGATGCCGATTGCCCCTTCCAAGCTCTTCAGAATCAACCTGGGCCCCCCGAAAGATCCAGAAGAACTCGCAGTGCTTCGACGCATGCACGCTGCCTATAAAACCGAAATGAAAGCGATCAGGTGCGTGCCCTAGTGCGCTCCATGAAGCATGCGATAAGTATATTGCGCACAcacgcgccgtctgctagctcgTAATTTGTTGTTAAGGTGCTGCATTGCCATATCGTATTTTGATCTAAAGGCTGCTCGTACATGTCTTTTAAACACACTAAACCTGTAGCTACGTGATTTCGTTCATCAACCGATGCCGGAAATCCGCAGATGTGAGCAGCCACTAAAAACATAGTAAGCTCGCTAACCATACCATAAACGAAATCATTATTCGTCCGCCAGATATTTTATGGTTGCATGAAGTAGCAGATGTTTCAAACTGTTCCGTAATAACTAAGCAGCGCTGTATGACGGTgccttagcaaatgttaatcccGCTAGTGCGTCGAAAATTACGGTCTGTATTGCTTTTTGATCAAGAAATGCCTGCTTACTGTATTGTCTAAAGGAACTTCTGGGGGGAGCAGCACCTGAAGGACCTCGAGCAGGCCGACAAGCACTCGGCCATATCCCAAGAGGAAGAGCGGGAGCATGAACGTCTCCTTGaagaaaatgaaaaggaaaatcAGAGGGTTGCTTTACTGAGGTACCGTATGCCCGATGAGTTTTTTGCCCCTCATTTACAGCCATTTTCTTGGGATCTAAGAAAACGCGCCTGATGATATTCTTTAATTGGCCTCGTGAATAAGGTCCAGTTTGATTTTATTTTGCTGTATTTAGTAAAATTGCAATTTCTCTTGTGCTTGCTTCGCTTTCAGTGATTTAATTGTGGCAAAAATGTGCTAGTGTCTCACTTTTAGGGTTCATTTAACGGTGTTCCCTACTTATATATCAAGCACACACTAAGGACGTACTGTGTGCTTCTAATCGCTGCACATtactaaaaaagaagaaaagcttaCATAATTTTGAAGAACTATCATACCAAGAATATGTGCTCAGCTGCAGATTACAGCAATAAATGCTTTTGTGGCATTTTAATTTGCCTCTGTTCATTTTGCTGTCATTAGTTTGCCATGCTGCAGAAATGTGTGTATCATCTATAGATCACATTTGTGCCAGATTAATGAGAAAGCAGTATCCAGTACACTTGTGCATTAGGAAAGCTAGAAAAGGTGCAGATAGAGTTGTTCAAAGTAGTTTGGAGCGTTTCTGATGGTATTTCAAAGATGGCAAGCATTCTGGTTGTCACTGTCTTCAGGAGCTGCTAATTGATAGGTGAAtttatattttttgcattccttcAGGAATTTTTCTGTTCCTTGTTCTATTTTTTAATCTGTAACTCGAATAGCTGACAGAGCCCAGTCTTGCAACTGTAGTTGCTTTGTGGTATTGAGAGTGTGGTTTTGCGCCTTACAGCTGCTGCCCAAACTTTGAGTGAGCACCTTCAGCAAGGATATTCATTTCTGGGTCATTTGTTTCACATGGCGCCCAAGGAAAACCAGTTGAATGCTGCTATAACATTTGAAGTACTTAAGAGTTCAGCTTAGCTGTATTAGTGAGGCTGAATTATGGTGTTGCAGCAGCACTGGGCATATGTGAACAAAACGCCATTAGTAGTTTCCTCCCATCCTGGCGATGACGTGCTGCTTTGGAGGCCTGTTAGACACCCAATTTATCTGAAAACCTTCACTGTTGGTACACTAGGCCCTACAAGGTCATAATACAAACTCCCCTGTAGACTACTATGTTAAATCTGCTTATGCGCTGACTGATGCTGCCAAGAGACAGATTGTGCATGTTTCctgccttaaaggggccctgaaccactttttatcaaagtggagaacgacatttgaggtgaaaataggctatttcagaaatactttgctgcaaaaagtactttaaTACGTTCAGcaaaagcggagttattggcaaacACAGCCTAAGCTGTGCTCCCCCtaccttcttcaatgccttgcactgcaaaggctacggcaGAGTAGGGCAGGGCCACAACACTCCGCCTTCAAAACGTCGCTGTGCGCGTAGTTAAAATTTCAGATTTTGGTGCCTGCgtcgcgctaaacgtaagccaaacgcggttgtcctcagcgagccgcagtgtgcttagccagtggactcgtggcggcaccccgcggcggctgcGGTGTAACCAACCATAGCGATGAATAGCAACCGCAtgttggaatgtgctttattgcgtaataaagcacacagaagagagtgaggatcatggctctgttgaaacgagggcgtttgagagaaaggtgacttcgcactccgcttgcaagctccCCGCACTgtgtac
This genomic stretch from Dermacentor silvarum isolate Dsil-2018 chromosome 2, BIME_Dsil_1.4, whole genome shotgun sequence harbors:
- the LOC119441879 gene encoding probable 28S ribosomal protein S26, mitochondrial; protein product: MLASVLARAALSPLRSAAYDPALHRPDVSLLLGLQQVRWKKKPKGSKPRWMPIAPSKLFRINLGPPKDPEELAVLRRMHAAYKTEMKAIRNFWGEQHLKDLEQADKHSAISQEEEREHERLLEENEKENQRVALLRMERNKLEEAKRVEELMQREADAKAKLAQLKEQVDEIVRLEKERSSTYVTLENLDEVIEFAIENPISYSYAIDPQGKEIWEGTPHYELYKQGPAHAYALPVRKQF